The following proteins are co-located in the Candidatus Tumulicola sp. genome:
- a CDS encoding Fur family transcriptional regulator codes for MAKNYRLVHEIVHGQGPGVHLTMAQIHDLAAQRKPGLGFTTVYRALTKLRDLGLVSEIILPGADRAFYEAVAPAHAHFRCDVCGRVDDIEYLPPEQSVRELAGKYGIEVRETLLSLHGLCAGCRAVAATPATAS; via the coding sequence ATGGCGAAAAACTACCGGCTCGTGCACGAGATCGTGCACGGTCAGGGCCCCGGCGTACACCTCACCATGGCACAGATTCACGATTTGGCCGCACAACGCAAACCCGGCCTTGGATTCACCACGGTGTATCGCGCGCTCACCAAGTTGCGCGATCTCGGGCTGGTGTCCGAAATCATACTCCCGGGCGCCGACCGGGCGTTTTACGAAGCGGTCGCTCCGGCGCACGCGCATTTCCGCTGCGACGTCTGCGGGCGCGTCGACGACATCGAGTATTTGCCGCCCGAACAGAGCGTGCGCGAACTTGCCGGAAAATACGGGATCGAAGTCCGCGAAACGCTATTGAGCCTGCACGGTCTGTGCGCCGGCTGTCGGGCAGTCGCCGCAACGCCCGCCACCGCTTCTTAG
- a CDS encoding NAD-dependent epimerase/dehydratase family protein, producing MNTVLVTGGTGFVGGHAILHLLRNGYAVRTTVRDVTRAAPVREMVAAEGVAAGEHLSFVVADLESDDGWQEAVEGCEFVLHVASPFPLQHTGHEDDLIRPARDGTLRVLRAAHAAGVKRVVYVSSFGAIGYGHAGDGPFLEECWTNVDAADVQPYVKSKTLAERAAWGFVEGEGRGLELVSVNPAGIFGPALRTGTSSSIGIIKSMLDGYMPVAPPIYFGVVDVRDVADLLLRAATTPQAAGERFIAVAGEPLSLLDVAKALHHGLGERAVKAPHTELTEADARHIATENPQAAGWLPQLGIVRRTNSEKARTVLGWNPRPADDAIVASGESLLR from the coding sequence ATGAACACGGTCCTCGTTACCGGCGGTACCGGATTTGTGGGCGGCCATGCGATTCTGCACTTGCTTCGCAACGGCTACGCGGTTCGAACCACCGTGCGCGACGTCACACGCGCTGCCCCGGTACGCGAGATGGTCGCCGCCGAAGGCGTCGCCGCGGGCGAGCATTTATCGTTCGTCGTTGCCGATCTGGAAAGCGACGACGGCTGGCAGGAAGCGGTCGAAGGATGCGAGTTCGTCCTGCACGTCGCGTCGCCGTTTCCGCTCCAGCACACCGGCCACGAAGACGACCTGATCCGGCCGGCACGCGACGGCACGTTGCGTGTACTGCGTGCGGCGCACGCTGCCGGCGTCAAGCGTGTGGTCTATGTATCGTCGTTCGGTGCGATCGGCTACGGGCACGCCGGCGACGGACCATTTTTGGAAGAGTGCTGGACGAACGTCGATGCAGCCGACGTGCAGCCGTACGTTAAATCGAAAACGTTGGCCGAACGCGCGGCCTGGGGGTTCGTCGAAGGCGAAGGCCGCGGACTCGAATTAGTATCGGTCAACCCGGCCGGGATTTTCGGGCCCGCACTACGCACCGGCACGTCGAGCTCCATCGGTATCATTAAATCGATGCTCGACGGCTATATGCCGGTCGCCCCGCCGATCTATTTCGGCGTGGTCGACGTGCGCGACGTCGCAGATCTATTGCTGCGTGCTGCGACGACGCCGCAAGCGGCCGGCGAGCGATTCATAGCGGTGGCGGGCGAACCACTGTCGCTTCTGGATGTCGCCAAAGCGCTGCATCACGGCTTAGGCGAGCGCGCCGTGAAAGCACCGCACACCGAGTTGACCGAAGCCGATGCGCGGCACATCGCTACCGAGAATCCGCAGGCAGCAGGATGGTTGCCGCAACTGGGCATCGTCCGGCGGACGAATTCAGAAAAAGCGCGCACCGTACTCGGTTGGAATCCGCGACCAGCCGACGACGCGATCGTCGCGAGCGGCGAAAGTCTGCTGCGCTAA